In Xenorhabdus poinarii G6, the following are encoded in one genomic region:
- the purM gene encoding phosphoribosylformylglycinamidine cyclo-ligase — translation MTNKTSLSYKDAGVDIDAGNALVNRIKGVVKQTRRPEVMGGLGGFGALCALPQKYREPILVSGTDGVGTKLRLAMDLKRHETIGIDLVAMCVNDLVVQGAEPLFFLDYYATGKLDIDTAANVITGIAEGCQQAGCALVGGETAEMPGMYHGEDYDVAGFCVGVVEKSAIIDGSQVQAGDALIALASSGPHSNGYSLIRKILEVSQTDPETTQLEGISIADHLLAPTKIYVKSVLELIEKVDVHAISHLTGGGFWENIPRVLPENRQARINANSWQWPAIFTWLQQAGHVSEHEMYRTFNCGVGMIIALPQDQAKQAISYLQASGEKAWQIGSITELDSDKQPVVIDV, via the coding sequence GTGACCAACAAAACCTCTCTTAGCTATAAAGATGCTGGTGTCGATATTGATGCTGGCAATGCCTTAGTCAATCGAATTAAAGGTGTCGTAAAACAGACCCGTCGCCCCGAAGTGATGGGAGGATTAGGGGGTTTCGGTGCATTATGTGCCCTGCCCCAGAAATATCGTGAACCGATATTGGTTTCCGGTACCGATGGCGTTGGCACTAAACTGCGTCTGGCCATGGACTTGAAACGCCATGAGACTATCGGCATTGATTTGGTTGCCATGTGTGTCAATGATCTGGTTGTTCAGGGCGCGGAACCGCTTTTCTTCCTTGATTACTATGCCACTGGCAAGCTGGATATTGACACCGCCGCCAATGTCATTACCGGGATCGCAGAAGGCTGTCAACAAGCAGGCTGCGCTCTGGTGGGAGGGGAAACAGCAGAAATGCCCGGCATGTATCACGGGGAAGATTATGATGTTGCTGGTTTTTGTGTCGGTGTCGTTGAAAAATCAGCCATTATTGATGGCAGCCAAGTCCAGGCGGGTGATGCACTGATTGCACTCGCGTCCAGCGGGCCGCACTCCAATGGTTATTCCCTGATCCGTAAAATTCTTGAAGTCAGCCAGACAGATCCAGAAACGACCCAACTGGAAGGAATATCAATTGCAGACCATTTACTCGCCCCGACCAAAATTTACGTTAAATCTGTTCTTGAATTGATTGAAAAAGTCGACGTTCATGCGATTTCACACCTGACAGGCGGCGGCTTCTGGGAAAATATCCCCCGGGTTTTACCCGAAAACAGGCAGGCAAGAATCAACGCAAACAGTTGGCAGTGGCCGGCGATTTTTACTTGGTTGCAACAAGCCGGTCATGTCAGCGAGCATGAAATGTACCGCACATTTAACTGTGGGGTTGGCATGATCATTGCGCTTCCTCAAGATCAGGCAAAGCAAGCCATTTCATACCTGCAAGCCTCAGGAGAAAAGGCATGGCAGATCGGTTCGATTACTGAACTTGATTCAGATAAGCAGCCCGTGGTGATTGACGTCTAA